The Harmonia axyridis chromosome 3, icHarAxyr1.1, whole genome shotgun sequence nucleotide sequence aaataatatgaacatcacattaatgaatataagatagaatcaataaaatgaatatcACATATAAAAATATGAGAGAATGaaacagaaaatgaaataaacataacatataaaaaatgaaagataaaataaaacaaaaataaaatgaagatcACATATTATCAAAAGTATGAGATTAACATACTACTTTTTCaagacaaaaaaatataatttcggaacacaaatatataaaagtataaaataaaaatataatgaagTTGACTGATAAAAAATCACATTCTTTCTAgctaataaatattcatttgaatatcaCAAAGTCaatgattttccaataagaaaatcttgaaaattgtgaaaatgtgAGGATTTTTCCgggatttttcaataataataagaacAATCAGCAACACTAATATTGTTTATTCCCCTTTTTTTACCATCGTTACATCAACTCGTACATTTATGATATATTGACTTACGTCAACTTCACTACGGAACATagaagaacataaatgtcatgcTTGAACCATAGAATACAAATTTACTTACAGCTTGACACACCTCCTTAAATTTGTATTAcaataataattaaactcttatTTCAGGCCTAATGCCttcctaaatttttcaaatttaacataGCCTAGAGCTTTCGTCAATATGTCTGCAGTATTATTCTCTGAATCAATCTTTACTACATCTATAAGTCTGTTCAAATAATTCtcattaacaaaatgaaaatgttggtTACAGAGTTCtagtgaataataaaataatagtgGCTAGACATGTTGATTTCATAGAAGAAGGAACAACATATATAGATTTTGATTCAGAAAACaagtttgaaaatattagtgaaattagattaaatgaaaattaacattCTGAGGATAGTACTAACAGGGAAAATGATTTAAGACGGTCAACTTGGGAAAAAAGAAAACCAGCTAAATTTAACGATGACAATTTTGTCTATGATAATGATTTTGTTTATGTTAATTATGTAAATGCGAACATTCCAAATTCATATAATGAAGCCATGACAAATGAAAATCATGAGAAATGGACAGAAGCTATGTCTAGGGAAATGCATAGTTTGCTAAATAATAAAACATGGGTATCTGTTGAAAAACCTAAagacaaaaaaattcttgatacaAAATGGGTTTATACTATAAAAAATGGTGAAGTTTATAAAGCAAGATTAGTTGTCAGGGGATATCAACAaagtgagtttattcatgatatTTATTCACCAGTTGCTAAAATGCAATCATTGAAAATACTTCTATCGTATTGTTGTAATAATGggttatttattcatcaaatggATGTGGAAACAGCGTTTTTAAATGGCAAAGTCAAATCTGAGGTATATGTAAAACAACCTCCAGGTTTTGAGGATGGAACGGATGAAGTATTAAAACTTGATAAAGCTTTATACGGTCTAAGGGAGAGTCCAAGAGCATGGTATGACTGTTTCGATGAATATTTAAGAGATTTGAAAGAAGCAAAAATGATAACTGTTTGTATATATTGAAAGAAGAAAATGATATTTACATAATTCTTTGTGTTGATGACCTACTGATTTGTTGTAGAGATAAAGAAaggttgaatgaaataaaatgctTGTTACAAGAGAGATTCAAGATGAAAGATTTAGGCATTATTAAGACATATTTAGGTATTAATATAGATTATGACTTCAAAATTGGACAACTGTCTTTAGACCAAACCAAATATATAAATTCATTAGGGAAAAGGTATGATctaaaaaattctaaattgTTTGCAACGCCAAtggaacaaaatttgaaattgttacctgcagaatcagaaaatgaaaatattagataTAGAAATTTGATAGGAGCTTTATTGTACATTAGTTCAGGTACAAGACCTGATATAAGTTTCAGTGTTAACTACCTAAGTAGATTCCAAAACTGTTATGATGATACTCATTATAAATATGCCCTAGGAGTTCTCAAGTATTTAATgctaacaaaaaatttaaagttcatgtatcataaaaatgaaaattctgaaatattaaaatgttATGTAGATGCCGATTGGGCAGGCGATATAAATGACAGAAAGTCCACAACTGGTTACTTAAATGTACCGTAAGGCGGTGTTACTTTGCaacaattttgacatttttatcAGTAAAACTACCTCTCATAATGAGTTGATAATTTGAAGTCTGATATATATGTTATTTTAGACTATTGTCTACACATGGAAGCCTATATATTGTCGACGAAATATGATAGTTAcgagatttttatttttgtgtaaAGTCACCTGTCCGTAGTGTGAATTTACAagaacatataaaaataaatgttattcCAAGTCGAACTGTCTGAATGGATACTTTACACGTTATTTTTACATatgttttttgattgatttttttttcattgaacaaactcaatattttttcaaaaatatttcactaaattcttcaaaacggacaaatatttatttatattcgtAAATAAAGTACAAAagtaaataaaacatttttgttaACTTGATAAAGTAAAAAGCATTCTCAACTCTAAATATAGGTatacataaaatattcaaaatttgtacTCTGTAGTATTCAGTCCATCGAACGTATAAATGCCCCTCTTCATTGATGGAGGCTTCAGATACATAACAATGTCGTCTTCATTTTGTACGGAAATATCATCTTTGTCCGGGAAAACAAAAAGATTTTCCCGTTTCACTCTCATAAATTTGACCACCAATTCTGGCCTGTTCACCTCTTCAATCTTGCATATAAAATACTTGAAGGATTTCTTAGAAGCTAGTTTAATCACAGTAAAAATTCCTGGTTTTGGAATGGGTAATTCCTCGTCACTTACGTCTACATCTGTGAGAtcaatatttggaatattttctttttcttcttcatcttcGGCAGCGCCTTCTACAGCTTCTGCAGCATTTTCTTCATCGGAACAAAAATCTTCATAGGAAACTGATTTTCCTGgttgaattttcaacattttttttcttgatcgaGGTTTTATATTTGATTGAGGAGTACGAAATTCTTTCAAATAGTCCAGCAATGACTCGCTGAGTGTTTCGGAAATATGTTCCTGGGCTCTATTTGAATATGTTCCTCGAAAAACTCCCTCAATTGTAGTTTTATTGGTCAAATCTAATTTGTCCATCAACTTTTTCAGCAAATGTGGAAATGTGGACTTGTTCAGAGTTTGGTCTCGAGGATTCTGTGTTTTATAATCCGTCAGTAATTTCCTCCATATTTTTTTGAGAGGCCCGTAATAACCCACATCCAAAGGCTGGGTGATATGCGTTGCATTTTTCGGTAGAAATACGAACCTAACATTATTTCGCTGACATTCTATTATAATTTCTATGTTCAGATGTGAGGATAAATTATCGCCTATAATAACTTTAGGCCCAGAAAGCCTTTTCGCCCAAGGAATAACAATTGAGGAGAACCAATCTTCAAAGGTAAAGCCATCGAACCACCCCGATTTCGACCTGTTATAACGAGCATTCTTCGGTCCTCCAATGGTCCACTGGTCGTACAATCGCTCCGCCTTATACACCGTGTATGGTGGCAAAACATCTCCAGCCCCAGTGATGGCAAACAAAATGGAAATACATGCCTTAGAAGTATTCATTACTCGTTCTGGATATTTCATTCCTCGccgaaatatacattttttagaTCCGGGGTCATCGGAAAGATTAGTTTCatcgaaatttaaaatattagtaAATGGAACATCTCTCAGGCTTCtctccaaattttcaaaataattttgcatCTCCTCTTCCGTTTTCTCTGCACGACATGTCTTGATGTTCTGGCAGCTTCTTTGTGACAGCTTATCTTTGTGCCTATCCATAAAATTCAAAACCCAGTCGTGGCCTGGCAAGTTGTTTGGAAACTTGCTTATGATCGTTCCCTTTCGATCAAAATATCTTTTGACTAGTAATCTGAGATCGAATGCAGTGAGAGGACTTCCGAACTCACCAGCTGCAAGAAGCACGTCTACCAAAACTCTTTCCTCGACTTCCGTTAATGCAGTTGGTCCACCCACTTTGTTCTTATGTTTTCCTTTGACCTTGTTCCACAAGGTTTTCCATGGAATTCCATAACGGATTTCAGCTTCCCTGTAACTAGCCCCAGCACGGATTGCTGCAACAGCATTTTTTAATGTGTCTTCAGAATAATTTGCGTAATTTCTATTACCAACTCTTCTTTTATAAATGCGGCCCATTATACCAAGCTGAAAAAGAAgtttatattcattaatttttggaaTCCCAATTTATGTGTAAAGTATCCTTGATATACAAAAAACACATAACGTTGCATAGGAatatataatgtttatttaaaAGTGTGAATACATATTCTTAAAGTACTAATTCATATTGTACATATAAAATCAATCTGAAATTGCTGACTAAATTAAGGTAGTAACCCTTAGTACATACCAGTTGTTGAAACGGCCGATAATCACGCCGCAGCTCAAACGTCCACCACACCGTTCCACAACGGACTGAACACTTTTCTCGAATTGTGTAATTCCAACCATCATTCGACTTAATCAACTCTGCACGTGTTTTGTCGCAACGATGTCAGATTTAATACAAATATAATGTTCAGTGAAAATATACCGGTCATGTGTAAAGTCACCAATACGTAGCAAAGTAACACCGCGTTACGGTATGACAATGTAATTTTTTGGAAGTCAAAGAAACAAGGTAGTGTAACAAAATCCTCTACGTCTGCTGAGTATGTCGCTTTATCTGAATGTGTTAGTGATTCTCTTCCAGCATCCATAATCTTTTCCATCGAAAATgggaatttttataatttcatcgGCCATTTTGTCGAAGCGTCCTTCTGGAATATTCTGATTCTTGAAATAAACTAAATCTGACTTTACCTTCAACTATTCGATTAATCGTAATGAAATTCTCAAACCACTGCCTGCTACCATGTGAAAATGTgaggatttttcaataataacaaGAACAATCAGCAACACTATTATTGTTTATTCCCCTTTTTTTACCATCGTTACATCAACTCGTACATTTATGATATATTGACTTACGTCAACTTCACTACGGAACATagaagaacataaatgtcatgcTTGAACCATAGAATACAAATTTACTTACAACTTGACAAAAATAAATCTCTATGTATCACAGTGTCTAGAGAACTTTCGTTgataaaaactataaaattgaaagtgactgaatttttttcttccagAAGGCGATCTTGAACACTCCCCTTATCGTAGTTGACTATGAACATATTCCTCAGAACCATTTCTAGTtgtaaattattaaattgacacTGAGCTGCAAAATTTCTTAGACGAGCTGCCCATTCTTTTGCAGTTTCTGTTGACACCTTCTTAGCTGTATAATATTTGTATCGTGCAGCAAATACACTTTCACTCGGTTTGAAATGATTAGTGAGTAATTCACTGAGAACTTTGTATGTTTTAATTTCTGGTTCCTCCGGCAAGCACATATTAAAAACTAGCTTGTAAGCTTCTTCGTTAAGGACATTCAACAGGATGGCtccttttcgtttttcgtcCGTGATCGAATTTGCAACGAAATAATTGTCAATTATTCTTTTAAATATGGACCATTCCGAAATGGCAGGATCGAACTCCCTTAAATATCCGATGCATGATATCGAAGATTCGGCCATGTTGTAGagaacaaaaattatttgaatttgttaattCACTTATCCTCGTCGCCACTTGTGATGTATTTCACTAATacttatgtatatatatatttcatattcCAATAATATAATTGGGAATGAAACATGAATAATATCTAACAGAACATTTATTTCTTATGGAGGTTACACTctgaatgaatggaataaaaccGATGTTAAATGTTACATATGTTTTTCTTATCTGCGCAGCAGTTAGCAACTACGAAaacattcaatacaaaaatcaatatATAACAACCGCCTcattggaagagcggctttcctctGATCAAGGGATGGTAGTTttcatagaacaagtatgtATAGAATGGAAACTCTCACGTTAAAATTAACACTGCTTTCAGCGACCTCATGCGGTTGTTTaggaaattataaaatgagcgcgcgaaaatttgaaatgcttcgtaTTGAAAATAGTTTAATTCACTTCAAGATTTTGAATGTGAGAAAAAACTACGTACGGAAATAAGCATTTCCTTTTGAATTAGCTATATAAGCATTATTTTCTAGTACGAGTTCTTTCATATCCAATATATTTGACAACATTAGAGGCTGAAGTTCAAAGAAAacacaaattcatataaaaaattatctatttaaaattttcaatctttttttatatttttgatgtgCCAACTTTTTAATTGGGTCACACATtgctgaaattttgaattttgtatcaGTGCCCTTCACGAttgcaatatatatatatatatatatatatatatatatatatatatattcttttgagaaagagcaatacaaaatattaatttcaaacaatcaagcatatgtgtcgatgaatctcagtattagaagaggaaatgtaacggggcatcatacatttcaacgtatgatacaagagaacagataaaaacctcagcaaaaattccaaaaatataaacAGCATTTCACAAATAATTTACAGGCAGCCGTTCCATATTCAGGATGTAATTCACAATGAATTGGCTTAAAATTGACCTGTTcctgtaaaatattttttaatacttgagaaatatttttaatatggCATAAGCGTGGAATGAGATAATATAAACGTGAAAAGCACTGAGTAACTAAGTAaaactaaactaaaaaaaaCTACCTGGTATCAGcaatttagaattttcattatatCTTCTAGCctcaatgaaatcaacattttgAACAAGTTCATGGTTTGATTGTAAAAGTTGTTTACAATCggaacatttcaaaatttttgagagGCGTCTCACCAAATATCCACTAATATACACCAATGTATTTTCTGCCACTCTTGACTTTCGGGTCAGAGATACATTTGGTGGAAGATTAGGGATAATAGGCGATTCTATGGAGCAATCAGACTCAACAATCAAATTTTGATTAAGGAATGAATATAAATTGTTTAATGCACCTTCAGACTCATCATTCTCGCAATTTGAATTTGGAGAATGTGacgataaaaaattatttattaataatgcttcgaatgaattttcaaaatgagaggCATCTGGTGAAATATGCCTAGCTCCATGGCTCCTAATTgctccaaaaaaattttcaagagggTCCTGATTAAATGCTCttgtcaaaacatacttgaattTATGTTTTGACAACAGATTTTTTGTTAATCTTATGAACCCTCTAacactaaaaataaaatttctaattGAAGGTACTGAGACCAGGCAGTTTTtgtttttacaaaaaaatttcatattctgCAGAAATGGAATTGAACTTCTCCAGAACGCCAGGTGGGGAGATCCAGTTGTTACACCCCCTTGCAATGGTTTGCCGCTTGGAGCCAACCTCTTGCTGGTATTCATGCTATCGAAGAGCTTATCCATGAAAAGGATCAGCTCTGCCGTGTCCACAGCTTTTGGTGGCAATTTATTGTTGTCCTCGATATCTGTAGGAAGCAAAACATTCATAAGTACATcaaatttattgcaataaatagtTCTAAATTGATTTGATCAGAATTGAAAACTACTATACCATTTGTTTAAAATGTGGAACTCACAACTACTTCCAAAAGTGCGCCGTTTTCCATGGTGCAGATATCATCTAAATAATCtacttcattaaaataattaacttgattaaaatattcgaaataactattgaactaaaaaaaaaattataaatatatttactccAGCCTGCAATTCTTTTCATTAAGGACCCAACTTGATAGCTGAATAGCTGGGTACAACACGAGACcttcatttttcttatttttcctcTTATAACATGTTGGTCCGTCAGTTTTGGGCATATTCTATCATCTTCAGAAGAATCCAGGTAATAGAACTTCTCTATGTGTGACTACTTCGCAATTCGCTGATTGCCTCCATgccgaaaatataaattttttgtaatgaGGTTATTGCGAATCCCTTTGATTAAATGAGGAACATCATACAAAGGGATTATTTCCTCATTATTCACAATAAacccaaaataattatcatctaatttttttttaaggcaaTATTCTCTCCTCTCTTTCAAAAGACCATTGATTACAGCCGAATTTGCACCTCCTTGGTCACACACAGTGCATAAAACATGTTGACATTTCCTAATAACCTCTGTCACAGTGTTCTTCAGAAGAGCGCTCTTCATGGGACCACTACTGAAAGTGTAAGCAATCGGTTGCTTCCACTGTTTTCTCAGTCCCTTCAGAAGGAAAACTGTGACATGGTCAGCAATGTCCGGCATCCTAGAATGCCCAGTATCCGGAATTCCTTTCACGATGTCCTGCCTTGAATCATACTGCAATGTGGGAGTGAGGGACATCTCATCGAACATCAAAATACAAAACTTTTCTTCTTCCGACATTTTTGTTACAGTTTGATTCAAGGCAACAAATAAGTGTTTGTTGATTCCAGGATTCATGGGCACtttattcaaaacatttgttAACGTTTTTCTTGAAGGcaagatgaaaatttttgaaagtaAGCGATATGCTCTTCCACTTGCCTTCAAGAGTGATAACGCCAAAATTTTGTCCTCAAGCTTGAAACGCCTACCTCTTggcttaatatttttatttctcacTTGGAACATGATAATATTGAACGCAGTTGGAGACACATAATTCATCAGTCTACTGAAATTTGCTGATGAATTAAGTTTCTTGGCATTTTTTAGCCGCTCTTTATACGAGGAaacttttttttgcgaaattctcAGTTTTCTACTCTGATCAATCAAACATTTTGATAGAGCacgttcattttcaattaaCCTCTTTCTGTTTATCACTGAAGTTTTCTGAGGCTGCTTAAAATTCTCCAACTGTTCTTCTCTGTTCTCCTCTGTTGATACTTCCCTCTCAGCATCACTTTGGAGTTGCATTCcttcaatttcatcaacttctcTGTCTTCCCCTTGATTTGAAGATTctgtgaaatataaataaaaaagttaaCAAATAGCAGATAGGTAAATAATAATGTTCTTGCCAATCATATACATCTATATATACATATGAAAAATGACtataagttttcaaaaataaaagataatatTTATAGACAgtccgaaacacgtgtctacggttagcgctTCTCCTTGAGGACTATAATTAATCGCTTATCGTTTAACTTTTATACTGAAgcaattaaaacaaaatttaactCACCAGGAAGAAATAATTCAGGGATAGCAGTTGCCCAAATTCCTTTAAGGGAATTCACTTTCACTTCATCCTTAAAATGCCTATCACAAACCAGATGAGTCTTGCGGATTTGTTGAGGTGTTCTGGAGTTTAGCAATGGATTGCTAACTTTTTCGAGCCAAAGTTTAAAAATTGTTGGCTCCTTCTCTGGATTCGGAAAACGATGACGTTTACTATACATATCTCCACAGTTAGGAACACAACATTTGTTGGTTTTCAAAGTTAGCTGCGACATATTAAATCTCTGATCAAAAATTAAGGTACACCACGTTAGACGGATCAACTCAAAAAGAACTAGTTTAAGTAAATATTTCTCGAGGTAGACAGAAAATCAGCGATGCGAGCGGTCTCTGGAAGGTGTTGGTGGAACTAAATTACTGTTTCAGAGTTTAGTACCTCAGTTTCCCCTCTATATATACTTACTCTATGGTAGTTTTATACTACAATAGTCTACCTATTGTACGTTGGTGACGTCCAGACCCAATAATCGAGAATTTAATATTCCCGATCATTACAGATACATCCCtctttgaaaaaatgatgacATCGGTTGCCATAACTTTTCCTTTATTATCCTTGTTTTCTGTCCAATAGTTCATCATCTCCCAAACACATATATTCAATAAGTATTATGCAATAATGCAATAAGCAATCCAACGCATAAGCAATTCTCCAACatatcaaaaaaagaaaaagttaaATCGACTTATCTAAACTTCATCcctctaaaaaaaaatccttattATTGAGGTGATATGTTAATTTCCCCCACTAcataaatataacaaaaattcccaatcataaaataattaagaaaaaaactacaacttgaaacgaaacaaaaaattcatcaaacatTCTCGTGAAATTCCTTCCTTAACCACTTCACTGCTCCAACATAGATGTTTTCAGTACACGACTGATGGGGAGGATATTGAGGATGAGAAGActgaaatcatggacattgaTCAGCATTACACTTATGAGAATGAAATAAGATCGTCTTTCAAATATGAAACAGGCGAATTTGCTTTCAACCATAAAAACAATAACGAAGGGTATATAGATGCTATCCGTTTGAATataagagaacataaatgtcatttATGTGAGTATGTTGCAAGCAGGAAAGAAATCCTTCAAATTCATATAGAtgctgttcatttgaataaaagagaacataaatgtcacttatgtgagtatgctgcaagcaGGAAAGAAATCCTTCAAATTCATAAAGATGCTgtacatttgaataaaagagaacataaatgtcatttATGTGAGTATGTGCAAGCAGGAAAGAAATCCTTCAAATtcatatagatgctgtccatttgaataaaagagaacataaatgtcacttatgtgagtatgctgcaagcaagaaagaaatccttcaaaatcatatagatgctgtccatttgaataaaagagaacataaatgtcacatatgtgagtatgctgcaagcaagaaagaaattcttcaaaatcatatagatgctgtccatttgaataaaagagaacataaatgtcacttatgtgagtatgctgcaagcaGGAAAGAAATCCTTCAAATtcatatagatgctgtccatttgaatgaaagagaacataaatgtcatttatgtgagtatgctgcaagcaGGAAAGAAATCCTTCAAATTCATTtagatgctgtccatttgaataaaagagaacataaatgtcacatatgtgagtatgctgcaagcaagaaagaaatccttcaaaatcatatatcatagatgctgtccatttgaataaaagagaacataaatgtcacttatgtgagtatgctgcaagcaagaaagaaatccttcaaaatcatatagatgctgttcattcgaataaaagagaacataaatgtcacatatgtgagtatgctgcaagcaagaaagaaatccttcaaaatcatatagatgctgtccatttgaataaaagagaacataaatatCACTTACGTGACTATGCTGCAAGCAAGAAAGAAACCCTTCAAAATCAAatagatgctgtccatttgaataaaagagaacataaatatcacttatgtgagtatgctgcaagcaGGAAAGAAACCcttcaaaatcatatagatgctgtccatttgaataaaagagaacataaatgtcacttacgTGACTATGCTGCAAGCAAGAAAGAAACCCTTCAAAATCAAatagatgctgtccatttgaatgaaagagaacataaatatcacttatgtgagtatgctgcaagcaGGAAAGAAATCCTTCAAATtcatatagatgctgtccatttgaataaaagagaacataaatgtcacttatgtgagtttgcagccaatcagaaaaataacctcaaaattcatatagATTCTGCCCATTTGAATGAAAGAGGACatgaatgtcacttatgtgagtatgctgcaagcaTGAGAATAACCCTTCAAGTTCATAAAGATgttgtccatttgaataaaagagaacataaatgtcacttatgtgagtatgctgcaagcaAGAAACATCCTTCAAAATCATATAGGGGAAAGTGGGGCAGgttgaaacaaaaataatatattagtgagtataaaaaaaagttttggacTAGAGAAATCTGTACTTTACATACCATTTTCTTACCATTTGTGGCCTGATATTATGCTTACAAATATGTGACATTGACATTGAAAATGATCTTTGAAAATCTacctttttcatttcatgtttgATATTTCAATGTGCCCCATACATAGGGTAGGTTGAAACATCTCTGAAAATACTATGGGGTAGGTTGCAACATAgttataattcgaaaaatttttgatacATTTTATTCAAAACTTAGCAAACACTTGGCAAAATAATGAATCATTAACATTTTGTTCAACTGGTAACAAAAAATCtggaaaaaatttattcaaaactaaaaaattgaaaaaaaaactcgtTATACCTTTATTAGAGTTCAACGAACGTCCAAACCCGTGAAATTTATAGAAAACCTTAGAAAACTGCAGGCTCTCTTTGTACCATTTTGCTTAATTGGAGGGGAAAGAATTAGTTTTATGTCCTTAATATCGACCTGAGCAATGTCTTCTACCAAGGGAAAAACAAATGCTTCATGCATTTTGCTGCTTTTTCGACAATATGATATTTCAATATCCCCATCGACCACTTTCGTCACCTTTCCCACatagtaaattttttttcgatcttGAAACTCTACTAAAACATAGTCCCCTGTGTGGACTACCTCAATATCTTGAAACTCCATTTGACGTGAATCTTCCTCGAATAATGATACCTCTGAAGAAGAATCAGAAGTGTAATCAGGTTCATCGGGCTCAGATTCAACGTTCTCTTCGAAGACTTTGCGTTTTACTTTTTtagttttgatttgttttttctgttctttcatttttttttttcatttgctttATTTTCGATTAGAGTTTTTTCTGGAGTATCAGTGGGAATCATGCTTCGACCCCTTTTTCTTGGTCTTGCATTTTTCTGTCTAGGCGGCGCTTTTGGATAGCCTTTTATTTGCTCAGGGGTAATGAATTTTTTAAGCGTTGGGTCTTTTTGTGTTGATGCCGCTTCATcacaagaattatttatctttTCCTGAGGTTGCGAGGGACCTGCTTGATCAGAAttgatatcattattattattttgatcaCTCAACATAATATGGTCAGGCTGCGCTTCATCATAATTGATGTTAGGCCGATCGGTAACAGAGCAGCAAAGAAAATCTTCTTCGGAGAAAATATCTTTGTTGAA carries:
- the LOC123676876 gene encoding uncharacterized protein LOC123676876: MSQLTLKTNKCCVPNCGDMYSKRHRFPNPEKEPTIFKLWLEKVSNPLLNSRTPQQIRKTHLVCDRHFKDEVKVNSLKGIWATAIPELFLPESSNQGEDREVDEIEGMQLQSDAEREVSTEENREEQLENFKQPQKTSVINRKRYRGQQ